In a genomic window of Acidobacteriota bacterium:
- a CDS encoding PAS domain S-box protein — protein sequence MEKDLPKILCVDDETRNLMLLQAMLLPWGYEVLTAENGAEALRIVDRERVDLILLDIMMPVLSGYHVCRKIKDDVATRNIPVIMLTSLSSREDRIKGIEAGADDFLTKPFDREEISARIRMLLKMRGLNDRLNHAYLLANQISDYGESLFTAFNPLEFDFLTNLDRMVDLILGRNKPQRARPRTVIVGMRETEGGWRWHQYTGSAPYPGRSALDLQIQYTLPLPGEGQTEMVRLNPGETVNGLSPALESIRSLGVPAVSAVACLRRDLCLLALDYSSETSPYEASILRQLVTMVLFLRSLSDRLREIQIAEGRYRKLTDQLPVGVYRTSPDGRILDANPAAATIFGYRSVEEFMRECQAQSVFESPEERVRLIEEWKRSPGTQSKVFRFRKSDGSQIWVRDTGQAFLDENGEVEYLEGILEDVSERYRLDMELRESEERFRTLFECVEEGIGVVDLDERFQFANPAAHEIFDVPPGTLVGRNLTEFIDEADRGTLEAETRARASGSKSTYELGIRRHSGEKRTLLVTASPRRDPEGRVCATFGVFRDITRRKQMETALQSAKEELEAKVQERTEELRRLVEQLKAEVTVRRRVEEELIHSNEKLKELDRAKTDFLSFVAHELRTPLTSIMGFAKILRKKCESLVPQINAMMDDRNRSTLEQMKSNLRIILGEGERLTSLINNVLDISRLEAGKMEWRMAPIQVSNIVTRAVEATASLIEEKGLAMHVEIESGDLEIFVAGERLIQVMINLISNAVKFTPVGFVRCAVRVVGTDVLFIVQDTGIGIPARDRERVFDKFHQVGDTLSGKMQGTGLGLSISRQIVEHHGGRIWVESREDEGSTFFFTVPIRRDDGATDPVTGDDEP from the coding sequence ATGGAAAAAGACCTTCCCAAGATATTGTGTGTCGACGATGAGACCCGGAACCTCATGCTGCTCCAGGCCATGCTCCTGCCGTGGGGTTACGAGGTGCTCACCGCCGAGAACGGGGCCGAAGCCCTCCGGATCGTCGACCGGGAGCGCGTGGACCTCATCCTCCTGGACATCATGATGCCCGTCCTGAGCGGTTACCACGTCTGCCGCAAGATCAAGGACGACGTGGCGACCCGCAACATCCCCGTCATCATGCTCACTTCGCTGAGCTCGAGGGAAGACCGCATCAAGGGGATCGAGGCGGGGGCCGACGACTTTCTCACCAAGCCCTTCGACCGGGAGGAGATCAGCGCCCGCATCCGGATGCTCCTCAAGATGCGGGGCCTCAACGACCGGCTGAACCACGCCTACCTCCTGGCCAACCAGATCTCCGACTACGGGGAGTCGCTCTTCACCGCCTTCAATCCCCTGGAGTTCGATTTCCTCACCAACCTCGACCGGATGGTGGACCTCATCCTCGGCCGGAACAAGCCGCAACGGGCCCGGCCCCGCACGGTCATCGTGGGCATGCGGGAAACCGAGGGCGGCTGGCGGTGGCACCAGTACACCGGGAGCGCCCCGTACCCGGGGCGGTCGGCCCTCGACCTGCAGATCCAGTACACCCTCCCCCTGCCGGGCGAGGGGCAGACCGAAATGGTCCGCCTCAACCCCGGCGAGACAGTGAACGGGTTGTCGCCCGCCCTCGAGAGCATCCGGTCCCTGGGGGTCCCCGCGGTGAGCGCCGTCGCCTGCCTCCGCCGCGACCTCTGCCTGCTCGCCCTCGACTACAGCAGCGAGACGAGCCCCTACGAGGCCTCCATCCTCCGGCAGCTCGTCACCATGGTGCTCTTCCTCCGCTCCCTCTCGGACCGCCTGCGGGAGATCCAGATCGCCGAGGGCCGGTATCGGAAACTCACGGACCAGCTCCCCGTCGGCGTTTACCGCACGAGCCCCGACGGGCGGATCCTCGATGCCAACCCGGCGGCCGCCACGATTTTCGGCTACCGGAGCGTCGAGGAGTTCATGCGCGAGTGCCAGGCGCAGTCCGTGTTCGAGTCCCCCGAGGAGCGGGTCCGCCTCATCGAGGAGTGGAAGCGCAGCCCGGGGACCCAGAGCAAGGTCTTCCGCTTCCGCAAGTCCGACGGCTCGCAGATCTGGGTCCGGGACACCGGTCAGGCCTTCCTCGACGAGAACGGGGAGGTGGAGTACCTCGAGGGCATCCTCGAGGACGTCTCGGAGCGTTACCGGCTCGACATGGAGCTGCGCGAGAGCGAGGAGCGCTTCCGCACCCTTTTCGAGTGCGTCGAGGAGGGGATCGGCGTCGTCGATCTCGACGAGCGCTTCCAGTTCGCCAACCCGGCGGCCCACGAGATCTTCGACGTCCCGCCCGGCACCCTCGTCGGCCGCAACCTCACGGAGTTCATCGACGAAGCGGACCGCGGCACCCTCGAGGCGGAGACCCGGGCCCGGGCCTCCGGGTCCAAGTCCACGTACGAACTGGGCATCCGGCGCCACTCCGGGGAGAAACGGACCCTCCTGGTGACCGCGTCGCCCCGGCGGGACCCCGAGGGGAGGGTCTGCGCCACCTTCGGCGTCTTCCGGGACATCACGCGCCGCAAGCAGATGGAAACGGCCCTCCAGAGCGCCAAGGAGGAACTGGAAGCCAAGGTCCAGGAGCGGACCGAGGAACTCCGGCGCCTGGTGGAGCAACTGAAAGCCGAGGTGACCGTCCGCCGCCGGGTGGAGGAGGAGCTGATCCACTCCAACGAGAAGCTGAAAGAGCTGGACCGGGCCAAGACCGATTTTCTCTCCTTCGTCGCCCACGAACTCCGGACCCCGCTGACTTCCATCATGGGCTTCGCCAAGATCCTCCGGAAGAAGTGCGAATCCCTCGTGCCCCAGATCAACGCGATGATGGACGACCGGAACCGCTCGACCCTGGAGCAGATGAAATCGAACCTCCGGATCATCCTGGGCGAGGGGGAACGCCTGACCTCCCTCATCAACAACGTTCTGGACATCTCGCGCCTGGAGGCCGGGAAGATGGAGTGGCGGATGGCCCCCATCCAGGTCTCGAACATCGTCACCCGGGCGGTGGAAGCCACGGCCTCCCTCATCGAGGAGAAGGGGTTGGCGATGCACGTGGAGATCGAGTCCGGGGACCTGGAGATCTTCGTGGCCGGGGAGCGGCTGATCCAGGTGATGATCAACCTGATCTCCAACGCCGTCAAGTTCACCCCGGTCGGCTTCGTGCGTTGCGCCGTGCGGGTCGTGGGGACGGACGTCCTGTTCATCGTCCAGGACACGGGCATCGGCATCCCCGCCCGCGACCGGGAGCGTGTCTTCGACAAGTTCCACCAGGTGGGCGACACCCTCTCGGGCAAAATGCAGGGGACCGGGCTCGGGCTCTCCATCTCCCGGCAGATCGTGGAGCATCACGGGGGAAGAATCTGGGTCGAGAGCCGGGAGGACGAGGGGAGCACCTTCTTCTTCACCGTCCCGATCCGCCGGGACGACGGGGCGACCGACCCGGTAACGGGCGACGATGAACCCTGA
- a CDS encoding threonine ammonia-lyase has product MPLSLDDIQKAREHLSGVARHTPVMPSGTLAARCGADVWLKLENRQKTGSFKLRGAFNKICSLTDAERARGVCTASAGNHAQGVAYGATARGTRSVVVMPETAPQAKVQATRGYGAEVIQHGEVYDDCVAKALEIAAETGASFVHPFDDEAVMAGQGTLALEILEDLPETGTLLVPVGGGGLISGVAVAARALRPDIRIIGVQAAVVASSRVSLEKREIVTLPGVKSLADGISVATPGKRTFPVMESLVDDIVTVTEEEIALGIFTLMERNKIVAEGAGAVGAAAILAGKVLSRRPLAVLISGGNIDIAMVAKIIERELIVVGRRISFTVEIPDRVGRLGALINHIVSLGGNIVKTRQDRNWVERGLDYVSVNFELEAQTPEHAHRIQEELRKAGYELRPEFHRE; this is encoded by the coding sequence ATGCCGCTCTCCCTCGATGACATCCAAAAAGCCCGCGAGCACCTTTCCGGCGTGGCGCGGCACACCCCCGTCATGCCGTCGGGCACACTCGCCGCCCGCTGCGGCGCCGACGTCTGGCTCAAGCTGGAGAACCGCCAGAAGACCGGCTCCTTCAAGCTGCGGGGCGCCTTCAACAAGATCTGTTCCCTGACCGACGCGGAGCGCGCCCGGGGGGTGTGCACCGCCTCGGCGGGCAACCACGCCCAGGGGGTGGCCTACGGCGCCACCGCCCGGGGCACCCGATCCGTGGTGGTCATGCCGGAGACGGCCCCCCAGGCCAAGGTCCAGGCCACCCGCGGCTACGGGGCCGAGGTGATCCAGCACGGCGAGGTCTACGACGACTGCGTGGCCAAGGCCCTGGAGATCGCCGCCGAGACGGGGGCCAGTTTCGTCCACCCCTTCGACGACGAGGCCGTGATGGCCGGCCAGGGGACCCTCGCCCTGGAGATCCTGGAAGACCTGCCCGAGACGGGGACCCTTCTGGTCCCGGTGGGGGGCGGGGGGCTCATCTCCGGGGTCGCCGTCGCCGCCCGGGCGCTGCGCCCCGACATCCGCATCATCGGCGTGCAGGCGGCGGTCGTGGCCTCGTCGCGGGTGTCGCTGGAGAAGCGCGAGATCGTGACGCTCCCGGGGGTGAAGTCCCTGGCGGACGGCATTTCCGTCGCCACCCCGGGAAAGCGCACCTTCCCCGTCATGGAAAGCCTGGTGGACGACATCGTCACCGTCACGGAGGAGGAGATCGCCCTGGGGATCTTCACCCTGATGGAGCGCAACAAGATCGTGGCGGAAGGCGCCGGGGCCGTGGGCGCGGCGGCCATCCTGGCGGGGAAGGTGCTCTCCCGCCGGCCCCTGGCCGTGCTGATCTCCGGGGGCAACATCGACATCGCCATGGTGGCCAAGATCATCGAGCGCGAACTCATCGTCGTGGGGCGCCGGATCTCCTTCACCGTGGAGATCCCGGACCGGGTGGGCCGCCTGGGGGCCCTCATCAACCACATCGTCTCCCTGGGCGGCAACATCGTCAAGACCCGGCAGGACCGCAACTGGGTGGAGCGGGGCCTCGACTACGTCTCGGTGAACTTCGAACTGGAGGCCCAGACGCCCGAGCACGCCCACCGGATCCAGGAGGAGCTGCGCAAGGCCGGTTACGAACTCCGCCCCGAGTTCCACCGGGAGTGA
- the pruA gene encoding L-glutamate gamma-semialdehyde dehydrogenase, translated as MNAIHHIPQPFNESVKTYAPGSPERAALKEELQVLRAAEIEIPLLINGREVRTGNFGACIVPHDHGHVLARFHKAGPKELLQAVEAAKAVWPCWSRTTWQERVAISLKAAETVAGPSRMRLNAATMLGQSKTCHQAEIDAACELVDFLRMNTFFMQQIYQIQPENFQATWNRLEYRPLEGFVLAVAPFNFTAISGNLAMAPAVMGNVVVWKPASTAVYSSWAMMRIFQEAGLPDGVINFVPCDSAAVTEALLPHPDLAGVHFTGSNAAFDKIWKAVAGNIGRYRSYPRVVGETGGKDFAVVHGSAEPEGVAACLLRGAFEYQGQKCSATSRAYVARSVWPAVRASLQAQLARVKVGPVEDFSNFMGAVIDRKSFDTIAGYLAYAKGSPDCTILHGGGCDDREGYFVEPTVVLTTDPRCRLMEEEIFGPVLTVYVYEDADYREVLDLCDGTSPYALTGAVFARDRGAVVTADDRLRHAAGNFYVNDKTTGAVVGHQPFGGARASGTNDKAGSIYNLLRWVSVRTVKECFRTPRDFGYPFLSPEP; from the coding sequence ATGAACGCCATCCACCACATCCCCCAACCCTTCAACGAGTCCGTGAAGACGTACGCCCCCGGCTCGCCCGAGCGCGCGGCGTTGAAGGAAGAACTGCAAGTGCTGCGCGCGGCGGAGATCGAGATCCCGCTCCTCATCAACGGGCGGGAGGTCCGCACCGGCAATTTCGGCGCCTGCATCGTCCCCCACGACCACGGCCACGTGCTGGCCCGTTTCCACAAGGCCGGCCCGAAGGAGCTTCTCCAGGCCGTCGAGGCGGCGAAGGCCGTCTGGCCCTGCTGGTCCCGCACCACCTGGCAGGAGCGCGTCGCCATCTCGCTGAAGGCCGCCGAGACCGTGGCCGGGCCCTCCCGCATGCGCCTCAACGCCGCCACCATGCTGGGGCAGAGCAAGACCTGCCACCAGGCCGAGATCGACGCGGCGTGCGAGCTCGTCGACTTCCTGCGCATGAACACCTTCTTCATGCAGCAGATCTACCAGATCCAGCCGGAGAACTTCCAGGCCACCTGGAACCGGCTCGAGTACCGGCCGCTGGAGGGCTTCGTCCTCGCCGTGGCCCCCTTCAACTTCACCGCCATCTCCGGGAACCTGGCCATGGCGCCGGCGGTCATGGGGAACGTGGTGGTCTGGAAGCCCGCCTCCACCGCCGTCTACTCGTCCTGGGCCATGATGCGGATCTTCCAGGAGGCCGGCCTGCCCGACGGCGTCATCAACTTCGTGCCCTGCGACTCCGCCGCCGTCACCGAGGCGCTCCTGCCCCATCCCGACCTGGCGGGGGTCCACTTCACCGGGTCCAACGCCGCCTTCGACAAGATCTGGAAGGCCGTCGCCGGCAACATCGGGCGGTACCGCTCCTACCCCCGCGTCGTGGGCGAGACGGGCGGCAAGGACTTCGCGGTGGTGCACGGGTCCGCGGAACCGGAGGGCGTGGCCGCCTGCCTCCTCCGGGGGGCCTTCGAGTACCAGGGGCAGAAGTGCTCCGCCACCTCCCGGGCCTACGTCGCCCGGTCCGTCTGGCCCGCGGTTCGGGCGTCGCTCCAGGCCCAGCTGGCCCGGGTGAAGGTGGGGCCGGTGGAGGACTTCTCGAACTTCATGGGCGCCGTCATCGACCGGAAGTCCTTCGACACCATCGCCGGGTACCTCGCATACGCGAAGGGCAGCCCGGACTGCACGATCCTCCACGGGGGCGGCTGCGACGACCGGGAAGGCTACTTCGTGGAGCCCACGGTGGTGCTGACCACGGACCCCCGCTGCCGGCTGATGGAGGAGGAGATCTTCGGCCCCGTGCTGACCGTTTACGTTTACGAGGACGCGGACTATCGCGAGGTCCTCGACCTGTGCGACGGGACCTCCCCCTACGCCCTCACGGGGGCCGTCTTCGCCCGGGACCGGGGGGCCGTCGTCACCGCCGACGACCGGCTGCGCCACGCCGCCGGCAACTTCTACGTCAACGACAAGACCACGGGGGCGGTGGTGGGCCACCAGCCCTTCGGCGGGGCGCGGGCCTCGGGGACCAACGACAAGGCCGGCTCCATCTACAACCTGCTCCGCTGGGTGTCGGTGCGGACGGTGAAGGAGTGCTTCCGCACCCCCCGCGACTTCGGATACCCTTTCCTGAGCCCCGAACCGTGA